Proteins found in one Campylobacter concisus genomic segment:
- the moaC gene encoding cyclic pyranopterin monophosphate synthase MoaC, giving the protein MMLTHLDEKDRPKMVDVSPKDPTKRVATASGIIKMSKEAFKAIKENTGKKGPVIQTAVVAAIMGAKKTSELIPMCHPLAILGVDCDIEELSEICAFKLYVSVKIEGKTGVEMEALTGVSVGLLTIYDMVKAIDKSMEISNIVLESKTGGKSGEYMRSK; this is encoded by the coding sequence ATAATGCTAACGCATTTAGATGAGAAAGATCGTCCAAAAATGGTCGATGTGAGCCCAAAAGATCCTACAAAAAGAGTGGCAACTGCTAGCGGGATCATCAAAATGAGCAAAGAGGCCTTTAAAGCGATAAAAGAAAATACTGGCAAAAAAGGTCCAGTCATTCAAACGGCTGTCGTTGCTGCGATAATGGGTGCAAAAAAGACAAGTGAACTAATCCCGATGTGCCATCCACTAGCTATTTTAGGTGTGGATTGTGATATCGAAGAGCTATCTGAAATTTGTGCTTTTAAGCTTTATGTGAGTGTAAAAATAGAGGGCAAAACAGGCGTTGAGATGGAAGCATTAACTGGCGTTAGCGTGGGGCTTTTGACCATTTATGATATGGTAAAAGCTATAGATAAAAGCATGGAAATAAGTAATATCGTGTTAGAGAGTAAAACAGGAGGAAAAAGTGGCGAGTATATGCGATCTAAATAA
- a CDS encoding HP0495 family protein: MASICDLNNKKAKIDYPTHWEYKIIFDADVNVEEKVKEIVKDREFKLVFSKFSKDKKYASYDLAVLVLSEEERLEIFSALKHEAKYVL; the protein is encoded by the coding sequence GTGGCGAGTATATGCGATCTAAATAACAAAAAAGCAAAAATTGATTACCCAACGCATTGGGAATACAAAATAATATTTGATGCAGATGTCAATGTAGAAGAAAAGGTAAAAGAGATAGTAAAAGATAGAGAATTTAAGCTAGTCTTTTCAAAATTTAGCAAAGATAAAAAGTATGCAAGCTATGACTTAGCCGTACTAGTTTTGAGCGAAGAAGAGAGGCTAGAGATATTTTCAGCACTAAAACACGAAGCAAAATACGTTTTATAA
- a CDS encoding polyprenyl synthetase family protein, whose translation MSLLEDFVKFLNENLPKVPSFHPYYEEALGVMLKAGGKHFRALLLLGVVENVDKRLTQKAMRVALGLEMMHTYSLIHDDLPSMDNASLRRGTPTLHVTYDETTAILAGDALNTHAFYEISHADLPADTRIKCVEILSENAGVSGMVLGQALDCFFENTNKEDIKRAKAKFGLSGKMLSLDELVFLHIHKTAKLIAASLKMGAMIVNLDEIECEKIYDIGLKLGLAFQIQDDIIDLTSDEAAAGKPVHNDLAKNSFTNLLGLEGAKKKKDELICEIEETLKQIDANIAKMILELTDKHLR comes from the coding sequence ATGAGCCTACTGGAGGACTTTGTAAAATTTTTAAACGAAAATTTGCCAAAGGTGCCTAGCTTTCACCCTTATTATGAGGAGGCGCTTGGCGTTATGCTAAAGGCTGGAGGGAAACACTTTAGGGCGCTTTTGCTTCTTGGTGTGGTGGAAAATGTGGATAAAAGACTCACGCAAAAGGCGATGAGAGTGGCTTTGGGGCTTGAGATGATGCATACATACTCGCTTATCCACGATGATCTGCCGTCTATGGATAACGCAAGCCTTAGACGCGGCACACCAACACTTCACGTCACATACGACGAGACTACTGCGATACTTGCAGGAGATGCACTAAATACGCATGCTTTTTATGAAATTTCACATGCCGATTTACCAGCCGACACGCGTATAAAATGCGTGGAAATTTTAAGCGAGAATGCTGGCGTTAGCGGCATGGTGCTGGGTCAGGCGCTGGATTGTTTTTTTGAAAATACGAACAAAGAGGACATCAAAAGAGCAAAGGCTAAATTTGGCCTCTCTGGCAAGATGCTAAGCCTTGATGAGCTAGTCTTTTTACACATCCACAAGACCGCAAAGCTGATCGCTGCTAGCCTAAAAATGGGTGCCATGATAGTAAATTTAGACGAAATAGAGTGCGAGAAAATTTATGATATCGGCCTAAAGCTAGGCCTTGCTTTTCAGATACAAGACGACATCATCGATCTTACAAGCGACGAGGCGGCCGCTGGAAAGCCTGTGCATAACGACCTAGCTAAAAATTCATTTACAAATTTACTTGGCCTTGAGGGCGCAAAAAAGAAAAAAGATGAGCTAATTTGCGAGATAGAAGAGACACTAAAACAGATAGATGCAAACATCGCAAAGATGATCTTAGAGCTTACGGATAAACACCTTAGATAA
- a CDS encoding ATP-dependent protease has translation MRFLLCISLFLITAFAQQLGCFINESNQSIVFIKDGQIKNLDLKDTIYKNQECGNDGEFFYIANLNNEIIEVANERNFLFAMPNVGCKISQIVAIKNKIYVACDMANEVSIGVFDKNLNKLLTKNYKDVYKISSLLPIDDELFFTSFNGKAFLLDKELNLKEKKRVGFAPLSACKFKGNDILLGFRDGEILDFKSGIKKQVLKSKISALACIEDEIFIGDGDGVVYKFDKDLKLKGQKALFGNEIKRIFIDKGVLNGVNLDNEIKSLEINSF, from the coding sequence ATGAGATTTCTGCTTTGTATAAGTTTGTTTTTGATAACAGCTTTTGCCCAGCAATTAGGCTGCTTTATTAATGAAAGCAACCAAAGCATCGTCTTTATAAAAGATGGACAGATTAAAAATTTGGATCTAAAAGATACGATTTATAAAAATCAAGAGTGCGGAAATGATGGAGAATTCTTTTATATCGCAAATTTAAACAATGAGATTATCGAGGTGGCAAATGAGAGAAATTTCTTATTTGCCATGCCAAATGTTGGCTGTAAAATTTCACAAATTGTGGCAATTAAAAATAAAATTTACGTAGCTTGCGATATGGCAAATGAAGTCAGCATAGGCGTTTTTGATAAAAATCTAAATAAACTTTTAACTAAAAATTATAAAGATGTTTATAAAATTTCAAGCCTTTTGCCAATTGATGATGAACTATTTTTTACGAGCTTTAATGGCAAAGCATTTTTGCTTGATAAAGAGCTTAATTTAAAAGAGAAAAAGCGTGTTGGCTTTGCTCCGCTTAGTGCCTGTAAATTTAAAGGGAATGATATTTTGCTTGGCTTTAGAGATGGAGAAATTTTAGATTTTAAAAGTGGAATCAAAAAGCAAGTTTTAAAATCTAAAATTTCAGCTCTTGCGTGCATAGAGGATGAAATTTTTATAGGTGATGGGGATGGGGTAGTCTATAAATTTGACAAAGATCTTAAGCTAAAAGGGCAAAAGGCTCTTTTTGGCAATGAGATAAAAAGAATTTTTATAGATAAAGGCGTCTTAAATGGCGTAAATTTAGACAATGAGATAAAGAGTTTAGAGATAAATTCATTTTAA
- a CDS encoding cytochrome C has protein sequence MSKYKIYTIVALVLMTVCFTLPVLGWHGAKERIADGDELPSYTYGIYNLYSSFQYKNHLLSKDVASDLHKMIEQKAEIGTPSFPIWYVSLEAPNYPKSAFPDGIPVYFHVDGYSGDVHEMNTINHYIGMYPMEHGGNLERAIAPYYLLISTLCMLAFLYYNGKFNSLLMVPTIIAPVLFMSAFAGWLYWYGHNMQEWGAFKIKPFMPTVLGDGSVAQFTTHSYPSIGFWVMIAMSVFCILAVFSKKKELNA, from the coding sequence ATGAGTAAATATAAAATTTATACCATTGTTGCACTTGTCTTAATGACTGTTTGTTTTACTTTGCCTGTTCTTGGTTGGCACGGAGCAAAAGAGCGTATAGCTGATGGTGATGAACTACCATCTTATACTTACGGTATCTATAATCTTTATAGCTCATTTCAGTATAAAAATCACCTTTTATCAAAAGATGTAGCAAGCGATCTTCATAAGATGATCGAACAAAAAGCAGAGATAGGTACACCATCTTTTCCTATCTGGTACGTTTCTCTTGAAGCTCCAAATTATCCAAAATCAGCCTTTCCTGATGGAATTCCTGTATATTTTCACGTAGATGGATATAGTGGCGACGTGCATGAGATGAATACGATAAATCACTACATCGGTATGTATCCTATGGAGCATGGCGGAAATTTAGAGCGAGCGATAGCACCTTACTATTTGCTTATTTCAACGCTTTGTATGCTTGCATTTTTGTATTACAACGGTAAATTTAACTCACTTCTTATGGTTCCAACCATTATCGCGCCTGTGCTATTTATGAGTGCATTTGCAGGATGGCTTTACTGGTATGGACACAATATGCAAGAGTGGGGTGCATTTAAGATTAAACCATTTATGCCAACAGTTCTAGGCGATGGTAGCGTCGCGCAATTTACAACGCACTCTTATCCAAGTATTGGATTTTGGGTTATGATCGCTATGAGCGTATTTTGCATACTTGCAGTATTTTCAAAGAAAAAAGAGCTAAATGCGTAA
- a CDS encoding undecaprenyl-diphosphate phosphatase — protein MEISHVIVLALVQGISEFLPISSSAHLILVPKLLGWPDQGLAFDVAVHVGTLSAILFYFKDTIFKLLRDFFASIVQRKMVGDSLLVWCVGFATIPVGIFGLLFNNIIEEYARSGIVIAITTIVFGIALYFADLRSTNKSEYEMTIKFALIIGLAQAVALIPGVSRSGITMTAALFLGFSHKGSANFSFLMSIPVIILAGGLESIKLIKDPNALPWSDIALGVIISAVSAYVCVKLFMGIISRIRMLPFVIYRLILGVFLLYLFL, from the coding sequence ATGGAAATTTCTCACGTTATTGTTTTGGCCTTGGTGCAAGGTATAAGCGAATTTTTACCCATTTCAAGCTCGGCTCATCTTATCTTGGTGCCAAAGCTACTTGGCTGGCCAGATCAAGGTCTTGCTTTTGACGTGGCAGTGCACGTTGGTACGCTAAGTGCGATACTTTTTTATTTTAAAGATACGATTTTTAAGCTACTTCGTGACTTTTTTGCCTCGATCGTACAACGAAAGATGGTAGGCGATAGCTTGCTTGTCTGGTGCGTGGGATTTGCTACCATTCCAGTTGGGATTTTTGGACTTTTGTTTAACAATATTATCGAAGAGTACGCAAGAAGTGGCATTGTGATCGCTATTACTACGATCGTCTTTGGCATAGCACTTTACTTTGCAGATCTTCGCTCGACAAATAAAAGCGAATATGAAATGACCATAAAATTTGCGCTTATTATCGGCCTTGCTCAAGCTGTGGCGCTCATCCCTGGCGTCTCAAGATCAGGCATAACGATGACAGCAGCCTTATTTTTAGGCTTTAGCCACAAGGGAAGTGCGAATTTCTCATTTTTGATGTCGATCCCAGTCATCATCCTGGCGGGTGGACTTGAGAGCATAAAGCTCATAAAAGATCCAAATGCGCTTCCTTGGAGTGACATCGCCCTTGGCGTCATCATAAGTGCTGTTAGTGCCTACGTGTGCGTGAAGTTATTTATGGGTATCATCTCAAGGATTAGAATGTTGCCTTTTGTCATCTACCGCTTGATTTTAGGAGTATTTTTACTTTATCTATTTTTATGA
- the tkt gene encoding transketolase, with the protein MLKKQADTIRFLCADMVQNANSGHPGAPMGLADIMVVLSNFLKHNPKNPKWLNRDRLVFSGGHASSLVYSFLHLSGYDLSLDELKNFRQLGSNTPGHPEIHTPGVEVATGPLGQGVANAVGLAMAEKYAANVLNEPDNKIIDHKIYCLCGDGDLEEGISYEACSVAGNLRLDNLVLIYDSNNITIEGDTAIAFSEDVKARFEAQGWEVARIDGHDYYQIEFALEQANEKESPYLIIANTRIARGAMELEGSHHSHGAPLGEEIIKKAKAAAGFDPEKKFAIDEDVLLRFRGAVEKGDLEEAMWNKKVEALSIEGKNLLNSLLNPDFSKLEFSDFSDKKLATRDTNHVILNEIAKKLPGFIGGSADLAPSNKTELKGMGDFPNGKNIHYGIREHAMAAINNGIARYGLFLPFSATFFIFSDYLKPSARIAALMGIKHFFVFTHDSIGVGEDGPTHQPIEQLSTFRAMPNFYTFRPADGNENAASWHAALNLNAPSAFVLSRQGLEPLAKGEFGEVSNGAYLLSSAKDAKITFIASGSEVSLCVKAAEILGEQGIGANIVSAPCFDLLCEQPDEYVAKILDKNTTIIAVEAATGFEWYKFADAVYGMNSFGASGKANELFDHFGFTPQKLANFASELI; encoded by the coding sequence ATGCTAAAAAAACAAGCCGATACTATAAGATTTTTGTGCGCTGACATGGTGCAAAACGCTAACAGCGGACACCCAGGTGCGCCTATGGGTCTAGCTGATATTATGGTGGTTTTAAGCAACTTTTTAAAACACAATCCAAAAAATCCAAAATGGCTAAATAGAGATAGGCTCGTTTTTAGCGGTGGTCACGCTTCAAGTTTGGTTTACAGCTTCTTGCACCTAAGCGGCTACGATCTAAGCCTTGATGAGCTTAAAAATTTTCGTCAACTTGGCTCAAATACTCCAGGTCACCCAGAAATTCACACTCCAGGCGTTGAGGTTGCTACTGGCCCGCTTGGTCAAGGCGTAGCAAATGCAGTTGGCCTAGCCATGGCAGAAAAATACGCTGCAAACGTTCTAAATGAACCAGACAATAAAATAATCGATCATAAAATTTACTGCCTTTGCGGCGACGGCGACCTAGAAGAGGGTATAAGCTACGAGGCATGTTCGGTAGCTGGAAATTTAAGACTAGATAACCTTGTGCTCATATACGACTCAAATAACATCACGATCGAGGGCGACACAGCGATAGCTTTTAGTGAGGATGTAAAAGCGAGGTTTGAGGCGCAGGGCTGGGAGGTCGCACGTATCGATGGACACGATTATTACCAGATCGAATTTGCACTAGAGCAGGCAAACGAGAAAGAGTCACCATATCTCATCATTGCAAACACACGCATAGCGCGTGGTGCAATGGAGCTTGAGGGCTCACACCACAGCCACGGCGCCCCACTTGGCGAAGAGATCATCAAAAAGGCAAAGGCTGCAGCTGGTTTTGATCCTGAGAAGAAATTTGCCATTGACGAGGATGTGCTTTTAAGGTTTAGAGGCGCAGTTGAAAAGGGCGATCTTGAAGAAGCGATGTGGAACAAAAAGGTTGAGGCACTAAGCATTGAAGGCAAAAATTTATTAAACTCGCTTCTTAATCCAGACTTTAGCAAGCTCGAATTTTCAGACTTTAGCGACAAAAAGCTAGCCACAAGAGATACAAACCACGTCATTTTAAATGAGATAGCAAAAAAACTTCCTGGCTTTATCGGTGGCAGCGCAGATCTTGCTCCATCAAATAAGACTGAGCTAAAGGGTATGGGCGACTTTCCAAATGGCAAAAATATCCACTACGGCATCAGAGAGCACGCTATGGCGGCCATCAACAACGGTATCGCTAGATACGGCCTTTTCTTGCCATTTTCAGCGACATTTTTCATCTTTAGCGACTATCTAAAGCCAAGTGCGAGGATAGCAGCACTCATGGGCATCAAGCACTTTTTTGTCTTCACACACGACAGCATCGGCGTTGGCGAAGATGGTCCTACACATCAGCCGATCGAGCAGCTTAGCACATTTAGGGCTATGCCAAATTTCTACACTTTCCGCCCAGCTGATGGCAACGAAAACGCAGCTAGCTGGCATGCGGCGCTAAATTTAAACGCTCCAAGTGCTTTTGTGCTTAGCCGCCAAGGCCTTGAGCCACTTGCAAAAGGCGAATTTGGTGAGGTTAGTAACGGCGCATATTTGCTAAGCTCGGCAAAAGATGCGAAGATTACATTTATAGCAAGCGGCAGCGAGGTTTCACTCTGCGTAAAAGCAGCTGAAATTCTTGGCGAACAAGGCATTGGCGCAAACATCGTGTCAGCGCCTTGTTTTGACCTGCTTTGCGAGCAGCCAGATGAATACGTGGCTAAAATTTTAGATAAAAACACGACTATCATCGCAGTTGAAGCTGCAACTGGCTTTGAGTGGTATAAATTTGCCGATGCAGTTTATGGCATGAATAGCTTTGGCGCTAGCGGAAAGGCTAACGAGCTATTTGATCACTTTGGATTTACTCCGCAAAAACTTGCAAATTTTGCTAGCGAACTTATATAA
- the nosD gene encoding nitrous oxide reductase family maturation protein NosD, translated as MRKIFNFALAFLPIFSFANILQDVINNASPGDVIKLGDGIYEGSITINKPLSIVGEGKNAHIKGNGKGTVVKIIASNVTLRNLKISGSGNDLGELDAGIGCDKANNVLITQNDLSDVLFGVDFKECSSSKITENNITSKKGASLGFRGDAVRLWYSHENLIESNYIYDSRDMVAWYASHNKFLKNKAIRGRYSLHFMYANQNLVENNDFIGNAVGMFFMYSAGSNIKNNLVMDSDGAFGIGIGLKDVSNFTIENNTLIYNARGILLDNSPFQPGSTINFLGNKILHNVVGVYFHATQGTSIFENNDFIGNMDIVANDTPGDKMALNRWSKNYYDEYESFDRNKDGYGDTPFMHLSYADQLWQYYPNLQFFYGSSVFSILNFLAKLAPFSEPVKLLEDSTPRIKPLDASNFNALKAKRG; from the coding sequence ATGCGTAAAATTTTCAATTTTGCCCTTGCTTTCTTGCCTATTTTTAGCTTTGCAAATATACTTCAAGATGTAATAAATAACGCTAGCCCTGGCGATGTTATAAAGCTAGGAGACGGCATCTATGAAGGAAGTATAACTATAAATAAGCCGCTTAGTATCGTTGGCGAGGGCAAAAATGCTCACATAAAAGGAAATGGTAAAGGTACAGTTGTAAAGATTATTGCCTCAAATGTTACGCTTAGAAATTTAAAGATAAGCGGTAGCGGAAATGACCTTGGTGAGCTAGATGCTGGCATTGGCTGTGATAAAGCAAATAATGTCTTGATTACGCAAAATGACTTGAGTGATGTGCTTTTTGGGGTTGATTTTAAAGAGTGCAGCAGCTCAAAGATCACTGAAAATAACATCACTTCTAAAAAAGGGGCCAGTCTTGGCTTTAGAGGTGATGCGGTTAGACTCTGGTATAGCCATGAAAATTTAATCGAGAGCAATTATATTTATGATAGCCGCGATATGGTTGCATGGTATGCGAGCCACAATAAATTTTTAAAAAATAAAGCGATCCGCGGTAGATACTCGCTTCACTTTATGTATGCAAATCAAAATTTAGTCGAAAACAATGATTTTATCGGCAATGCAGTCGGTATGTTTTTTATGTATTCGGCTGGCTCAAATATAAAAAATAATCTTGTTATGGATAGTGATGGCGCTTTTGGTATCGGCATTGGTCTAAAAGATGTTTCAAATTTTACTATCGAAAATAACACACTTATCTATAATGCAAGAGGAATCTTGCTTGATAACTCGCCGTTTCAGCCAGGCTCAACGATAAATTTCTTAGGCAATAAAATTTTACACAACGTAGTTGGCGTATATTTTCACGCTACTCAGGGGACAAGCATATTTGAAAATAATGATTTTATAGGCAATATGGATATCGTTGCGAACGACACTCCAGGCGATAAAATGGCATTAAATCGGTGGAGTAAAAATTATTATGATGAGTATGAGAGCTTTGATAGAAATAAAGATGGCTATGGCGATACGCCGTTCATGCATCTATCGTATGCCGATCAGCTTTGGCAGTACTATCCAAATTTGCAGTTTTTCTATGGATCAAGTGTCTTTAGTATCTTAAATTTTTTAGCCAAACTCGCGCCATTTTCTGAGCCAGTAAAGCTACTTGAAGATAGCACGCCAAGGATAAAACCACTTGATGCTTCAAATTTTAACGCGTTAAAGGCAAAACGTGGATAG
- the nosZ gene encoding Sec-dependent nitrous-oxide reductase — MQKLFCVASAALLGLSLTTACAASSDLEKVMKERGLSEKDVLAAAKTYQPSGKKDDFIVFSSGGQSGQVLVYGVPSMRIYKYIGVFTPEPWQGYGYDDESKAVLKQGNIRGKEITWGDTHHPNFSEKNGEYVGDYLFINDKANPRIAVINLHDFETTQIVVNPIMKSEHGGSFITPNSEYVIEASQYAAPLDNNYHSIDDYEAVYRGAVTFWKFDYPKGKIDEKESFSLELPPYWQDLSDAGKGESYGWGFTNSINTEMYTGGIEKGLPPFEAGASRNDTDFLHVYNWKILEKLVQDKKNYKVINGHKVVTIDAAVKAGALFLIPESKSPHGCDVSPDGRYIIIGGKLDTHTSVYDFRKIKELIDKKEYAGTDPYGIPILDREKSMHGQVELGLGPLHTSFDSQDGVLYTSLYVDSQIVKWDYKNLKVLDKINVHYNIGHLDTMEGKSAKPVGKYAIALDKLSIDRFSPVGPLHPQNHQLIDITGAKMDLIYDMPIPLGEPHDVVSIAASKLSPALTYNMGTNSRTGEASPYATLAGQERVERNGKNVTVYATMIRSHINPEHIEVNKGDNVTIHLTNLERAQDETHGFGIDLYNIHASLEPGKTASVNFVADMEGVFPYYCTEFCSALHLEMMGYLLVKDPSKKYESAKNNKLKTLSPEALKAEYDKVIATNKATDDVIQEVVKYLKEKHYEKYPKVKALVDDALDQYGHIKEVKAKADEAYKKGDVNGAILWEYQVWQYMVKTADVGLRAKNNLAKEIATPMSPAAAKGEEAYLKGGCNGCHVIGQVSSGPDLTGVLLRHENGEKWVAEFIKDPAKFYNDDYIKSMIDYFNLRMPNQHMSDEEIKNIIEYLKWVDENAGM, encoded by the coding sequence ATGCAAAAGTTATTTTGTGTCGCAAGTGCTGCGTTGCTTGGGCTATCTTTAACGACTGCTTGTGCTGCTAGTAGTGACCTTGAAAAAGTCATGAAAGAGCGTGGGCTAAGCGAAAAAGATGTTCTTGCCGCTGCTAAAACTTATCAGCCTAGCGGTAAAAAAGATGATTTCATCGTCTTTTCATCTGGCGGGCAAAGCGGTCAAGTGCTAGTTTATGGCGTTCCGTCGATGAGAATTTATAAATACATCGGCGTTTTCACACCAGAGCCTTGGCAAGGATATGGCTATGACGATGAGTCAAAAGCTGTTTTAAAACAAGGCAACATCAGAGGCAAAGAGATAACATGGGGCGATACACACCACCCAAATTTCAGTGAGAAAAATGGTGAGTATGTTGGTGATTATCTATTTATCAACGATAAGGCTAACCCAAGAATCGCAGTTATAAATTTGCATGACTTTGAGACAACTCAAATCGTTGTAAACCCTATCATGAAGAGTGAGCACGGCGGTAGCTTCATCACTCCAAATAGCGAGTATGTTATCGAAGCTAGCCAATATGCAGCTCCACTTGATAATAACTACCACTCAATAGATGACTATGAAGCAGTTTATAGAGGCGCTGTAACATTTTGGAAATTTGACTATCCAAAAGGCAAGATCGACGAGAAAGAGTCATTTTCTCTTGAGCTTCCTCCATACTGGCAAGATCTAAGTGATGCTGGTAAGGGCGAGAGCTACGGCTGGGGCTTTACAAACTCAATAAATACTGAGATGTATACTGGCGGTATCGAAAAAGGTCTCCCTCCATTTGAAGCAGGTGCAAGTAGAAATGACACTGACTTCTTACACGTTTATAACTGGAAAATTTTAGAAAAACTTGTTCAAGACAAGAAAAACTATAAAGTTATAAATGGTCACAAGGTAGTTACAATAGACGCTGCTGTAAAAGCAGGTGCGCTATTTTTGATCCCAGAATCAAAGAGCCCACACGGTTGTGACGTAAGCCCAGATGGTAGATACATCATTATTGGCGGAAAGCTTGATACTCACACATCAGTTTATGACTTTAGAAAGATCAAAGAGCTAATCGATAAAAAAGAGTATGCTGGCACTGACCCATACGGAATTCCTATATTAGATAGAGAAAAGTCAATGCACGGACAAGTCGAACTTGGCCTTGGACCACTGCATACATCATTTGACTCACAAGATGGCGTACTTTATACATCACTTTACGTTGATAGTCAAATCGTAAAATGGGACTATAAAAATTTAAAAGTGCTTGATAAGATAAATGTTCACTACAATATCGGCCATCTTGATACAATGGAAGGCAAATCAGCAAAACCAGTTGGTAAATATGCAATCGCTCTTGATAAACTTTCAATCGATCGCTTTAGCCCAGTTGGCCCACTTCATCCACAAAATCACCAGCTAATAGACATCACTGGTGCAAAAATGGATCTAATCTATGATATGCCAATCCCACTTGGCGAGCCACACGATGTTGTTTCAATAGCTGCTAGCAAACTAAGCCCAGCGCTTACTTACAATATGGGTACAAACTCGAGAACAGGCGAGGCTAGCCCATATGCAACTCTAGCTGGTCAAGAAAGAGTTGAGAGAAATGGCAAGAATGTAACTGTCTATGCGACAATGATCAGAAGCCACATCAACCCAGAGCACATCGAAGTAAATAAAGGCGATAATGTAACAATTCACCTAACAAACCTAGAGCGCGCTCAAGATGAGACTCATGGCTTTGGCATCGACCTTTACAATATTCACGCTTCACTTGAACCTGGCAAAACTGCTTCAGTAAATTTCGTAGCTGATATGGAAGGTGTCTTCCCATACTACTGCACCGAGTTTTGCTCAGCACTTCACCTAGAGATGATGGGTTATTTACTTGTTAAAGATCCAAGTAAAAAATATGAATCTGCAAAAAATAACAAGCTAAAAACTCTAAGTCCAGAGGCTTTAAAAGCTGAATACGACAAAGTAATCGCAACTAATAAGGCAACTGATGATGTTATCCAAGAGGTCGTTAAATACCTAAAAGAGAAACATTATGAGAAATATCCAAAAGTAAAAGCTTTGGTTGATGACGCACTTGATCAATATGGCCACATTAAAGAGGTAAAAGCTAAAGCTGACGAAGCTTACAAAAAAGGCGATGTAAACGGCGCTATCCTTTGGGAGTACCAAGTATGGCAATACATGGTTAAAACAGCTGATGTTGGCTTAAGAGCTAAAAATAACCTAGCTAAAGAGATCGCAACTCCGATGAGTCCAGCTGCTGCAAAAGGTGAAGAGGCTTATCTAAAAGGCGGTTGTAATGGTTGCCACGTTATCGGTCAAGTAAGCTCAGGTCCAGACCTAACTGGTGTTTTACTAAGACATGAAAATGGCGAAAAATGGGTAGCAGAATTTATCAAAGATCCTGCTAAGTTCTATAATGATGACTACATTAAATCAATGATTGATTACTTTAACCTTAGAATGCCAAATCAGCATATGAGTGATGAAGAGATCAAAAATATCATCGAATACCTAAAATGGGTAGATGAAAACGCTGGTATGTAG